TTTAGTAGCAACTCggtaaatgtttaaattctatttagatatttgcaataaaattaatatttcatatttttattatggcatatagtaataatttttaataaaatacatttaatcTCACTTAATTTAATGTTTTCTATATTCTTAAGATGTTCGTAATGAACTTTACTATTTTTACTTCCCATTAAATATACTCGTAAAACGACATACatacgaatgaaatatttattatgatattatattatatgatattatgaTATTTGCTTAATTATGCTTTCTGACAGACTTTGGGGGAAGGATAGAAAGAAATTCAGTTATTCATTCAGTTTAATTACAAGACATTATTCGATTCTTCGCATAAAGTTTCTAGAATGAACTCTAATTCATTGTAGTACTCGACTCCGGTAATACTAACGTTCTTATCTCGTAATAttgcataacgtgtaatgtgaTTCATTGGTTTCGTGTTGCACCAGTTCAGGGATGTAAATTGTGTATCTATGTGCCCCGTAAGTAATTCTAGTTACCagcatttaaaattaaatacatgcATAACATAGCGTTGATTTCTTGTAACAGAATTATCAGAGTTTAAAGTTTTCTGTTCTTTGTATtaatcaattataaaatttgtattaccAATGTTCTGCAATACAACGTATGatgaaaacgaataaaaagttaaaCAGTTGCTATTTAGCTATTATCATATTAGAAAAATGTGGCAGATGTTGATGCAATTTCAAGAATATCTGAAATTCCGAAATTCTAACTTTAATACAGGAAGCCAGGGTGAATTAGTAGTATGCTTCCTGATTTGCACATGGTACGCATGCGCACGACGCTAGTTGCACACGCCGCTGATATGCGTTACTATAAGAACGCTCATAGTAGGAGATGATCGATAAATTCAAACAGGTACGCCGAAAGTGTCGGAACTAAGTTCATATTCAGCTTGCAAGTAAATCGAACCAAGTAACTCCTTACAAACTACAAAATGCCAGGACCAACTTGCGATAAGGGCTCAGGTAGGAATTACTTCTATTTCTCAGAAACTATTTCCTTACGTTATATGACGATCTGATGGCATTTTGCAATTCAATGTGCAATTTCATTGATTGAATGTGCAATTCactaaattattgtaaaactTTTAGTAATCCTACTCGCTTTTATTTGAATGCTAACATTTTCAGTATCAGTGTTTCTTAATTTCCTACATATATTTTGACATgttcatttataatatttttcacttgtaattattaacaattgGTCGAATTGGTTTTCTTATACTTATAGCAACTGCtttccaaattatttttttttttttaaattgcaatCTGTATTAACgcattttgatattttcacATAGTTTCGTTTTATACAAATGAATGTgagataattgaaatttctagaATTACGCGCAATTTTTTTGGAGTTTTCATAATACGCGGTTAGCTTTATTGGTTTACACCTATAATTACCTATACTGAAacctaataatttatttataatttactatttattgCAGACAAATCTCAACAATGTCAATGTGGCGAGAAATGCAAATGCGGCGATTCCTCGAGCGCAGgtaatacaataatttttagtttaaattaaaattttcaaacgatatgttaaaagaattataatttattttttagtcttataacaaaatacaaaaaatattcgagGGAATGTGGTAACAATTCTCCGATCTCATTTTGCTCTGTTTTTTTGTAAACTCGGCCAACGACCGCTTAACTATGACTATTGATAGTGCCAGTTCATTCTATAGGTCGGTTAAATTACGATCTCCAATGGGTTTTGTTACTTACacgaaatatttgtttgaaaatttgttgctCAAAATATTAAGACAATTTTTGAAGTCATGAATTACTTTctgtttcacattttgttatacttaatatttattatagataaATTGCCATTAGATACTTTACACTAatcttatttttgtattttgttttgcAGACACATGCGCTTGCAAATCTGGCGACCAGTGtagttgtaataaaaaataaaaagaaaaaaagtattaaaggTTATTTCTTACTTCtactatattttacaaatgtatacgcatatttatgaaattatgcCTCTTATAAAACTGTTACCTCtattatgttaaatataataaagatttaataaaatatcttgtcTTACCTTTACTAAAACCTTGTTAATATGATTGATTAAATTTGTTAgtcattttaatttaaaaatgtatgacCTTCCTCATTCATAAAACGTTTGCAGGAAACGATTAAAGTGTTAGTATTTACGGATCGACTTAAATGCGCATTATATACGATATGCGTGTACGtaaatatacacatacatacatagtaccacacacatatatgtatagtaacTACATCGAAATATATAGAAACTACATCTCACCtacgtaaatataattacgtataacaagGGCTACCTTAGTACTTATCATTTTTTGATTTACCATTTACTTCTTATTGATAAGGATAGGCGTGATCAACgcattacataaaaattctacAGCCTGattcattttccttttttatgtTTACCAATCATGCAGAATGTTTCactatactttttattatcaaaaactAAAGATATCGTATCGTTTATTTGCACTCGTAACGTCGATaacgattattatttataaaaatttcaaacttcAAAAATCGGCCTATTTCaaacattataattttacaccGCTAAACGGTTTAAACTTATTTCATCGTAAATAAAGTATGAAAAGAGTGGCAACAATGATAATGAAATTGGAGTTATCTGTTAATCTTGTCCGCCAATGATAATTCACCATTGCTTACCGCGTAAAAGTAGAGAGGAAATTTCCTCTCTGGTAATAGTAAggtttgattaattttaaacatgTGCGTCATGTTAATGTAAACAATTGCagtaattatgtaatattaattattcagtactttttgatatatatcaatagtaataatataacgtaGTTTATATTAAGTACCTATTTTGTGTCATATAAATGTgattattatctatttttacatttcttgTACTGGTCATTTTAAGATTTCCTGACAAGATGGTTACAGAGGGTAAATTTAAACGTGGATTCCTTcatatatgcatatacatttgtttaaaatagaCCCATAGAGATTCATATACATATCTCTATGGAAAGACACACTATCACCACATAGCAGTGAAAAAGGTGAACTAATTGCTATTGGTGCCCTCGTATGATAACGCACTCCTTGTCTAACAGGAATATATACACTTATCTTTATAGCACACTAGTGCGTTCCTTATCTGTCATCATGGGGCATATATTTGTCCTTATTTAACACTATCACGCACTTTGTCTATTGACAAGCCATATACTGCCATCTATTATTATACTCTCTAAGTTATTGTTACTTCTATTTTCAATAGATGGCAGCATATGACTTGTCCGTACAACAAGGAACGCACTCGTGTGCGACAAGAATAGATATATGTACTGTCAAACAAAGAGGGCAACAGTGCATGACAAAGGAcagatatatacgtatatgctCGTGTTAGATAAGGAGAACAATAATATACGATGAAGACAGCAATAGAGACAGTATGTATTATGGTAAGCATTCCAGTGTCCGCAAATGgaataaaactttatttctttctgtataaaagaataatcagaggaattattttatttttataattatgatgATCAGaggaattataattatttttatgattatgTCTTCCGAATTAGACCTCAGCTACCTTCCTTTTAACCTAACTTTATTCGATAGATCGAAGTATTAGCTGGAATCACAGATGGATAGGGAGATCCCCAACGTAATTAGTTAAGAAGTCATCCAAAAAGTGCCCACTAAGAATAAGTGTCTATAAAACCAATAACCGAATTATACCATATTTCTTCCCGGGGCTTTTGGCGGGAGAAATGTGTATGGCGTATGTACggcgagagaaaaaaggaaaacatgCATTCGAATCGCGGCGGCTAGAGAAGGGTAAGAGCGTAAAAGGATAAAAGTTGCttaaaagtttaattaaatacgagaaataaattgttctttttggattgagtacacaaacaacaTTTAAGATATGACAAGGAACAGCGGCAACGACCAACAGCAACCAGAACCAACGATCTTCTTGGAAATGGTTACACAATGAAAAATAAGagtatttattgtaaaataattatataaaatatatgtggaAGGAGTTCCAATAAGTGATTGCAGTTTAACAGCATTTTACAATCTCGTTATTTATCATGTTCTTCTGATATAAAATCACGAAACCAGGCCAGAAATTGGTCGAAATCTTGAGAATTTCGGTTTTGAAAAATTCCTAGAAAGTGACGTAATTTCCAAGAATCGCCTAAATCGTGCGACCTCTTATGCTATCATGTTCTCCTGATACAAAATCGCAAAATAGGCCGAATAATTTTGTGCTTTTGAAGTTTCTCAGAAAATTTCGTCATATGCAGGGATTTCAAAAGATTTGGGATACttgttatgttattttattctcttaaTACTTACCAATACCTAATTGATACTTACCTATTTTTTCGAActcttatttcatttcttataACTTATTCCTTAAACCTATGGGGTTTGGTAaggttttaaataattaagtgCCTTGTTCATTTGCAAAATAAGATTGTTTTATTCAAATCAATTTGCAAGTTTACAATAGTTctgcaatttttcaattagtttacaattttttgtatagtaatttacgtaattctgtaattttacaatgtaaaatttaaatttaatttggaCAAATGTTCTCTGTTCATTGTTTCAGCTACACCActttataatttgaatttgGCGCGGGTTATTTCACGCAATGTTCAGCAGAGGGAGTATGCATACAGTGTCacgaaaatgatattaaatgtCACAACATTAATAGTCATGACTTTCCCGTCACATGTAAACGTATCAACATGTACGtgaaataaagatattatagTAAGTACACAAGTGATGAATAATTGATTTAATCAATGGTAATATCAttacaatttaaaagaaatttagtaaatgatattttcaataaatgacAGTGTACCTATAATAAAAGATCtggtaaaaaagaagaaaaatcagCATGTTTCCGTTGCGACAAATACTTCGATGTGGAACACGACTGGTTCTTACGAGAGAACCTATAAATTTATGTCAGATTCCATTGATTTCGAAAGATAAACTTGATGTCAGTCTACACAAACCAATTTTTATACGGATGAACACGAATCTTAGCAAATTATCGGAAGAGAACAAAGACGAAGATTCTAACAAACATATTCTCGGCAAAGTTGTAGGAAAACTAAAGGTGATGTTTACATGTAAAAGATGTAAGTATCGAAATGGGAAAATTATATCGAAACTAGCATACGAAAAAGGAGTAGTTATAATTCGCTGTGACGGCTGCAAGAATAATCACTTAATTGCTGATAATCTTGGGTGGTTCGGGgaattaaaggaaaaaaggaatatCGAAAAACTATTGGCGGAAAAAGGAGAGACTGtacgaaaaattcaaaatgatGTTGATGGATATCTCGAGGCTGTCGCTAAAGAGGAATATGATTTGATTCAACAtaatagagaaagagaacagCGTTTAATAGAAGAGCAAAATGAAACACATGATCAAAATAAGAAGGTTAAATCTACAGAAGAATCGTAGGATATGTTGTTCAGGAAGCGGAGTTTTTATTTTGACAAAATCGAcataaatact
This genomic stretch from Bombus fervidus isolate BK054 chromosome 9, iyBomFerv1, whole genome shotgun sequence harbors:
- the LOC139991162 gene encoding uncharacterized protein gives rise to the protein MFPLRQILRCGTRLVLTREPINLCQIPLISKDKLDVSLHKPIFIRMNTNLSKLSEENKDEDSNKHILGKVVGKLKVMFTCKRCKYRNGKIISKLAYEKGVVIIRCDGCKNNHLIADNLGWFGELKEKRNIEKLLAEKGETVRKIQNDVDGYLEAVAKEEYDLIQHNREREQRLIEEQNETHDQNKKVKSTEES